The nucleotide sequence TAAGTTTGTTAATATTAGGAGTAAGTCTGTTCGTGTGGGTTCTATTGGTGCTGGTATGAGGAAGTCTTTTGTTGTTTCTTATTATCCTGATAGGGATGGTCATAGGTTTTGTATTGGGGAGTATTTTGTTTTGAATCCTAAGAGGTCTATGGATGAGGTTTCTTATAAGAATAATCGTGTTGTTAAGACTAAAAGAGGTTTAAAAAGAATATAAAAATAGATAATATTAATAATTTATTAATATTATTTATAATATTTTTATAATATTATTTTTTTATTGTGGAGGAATTATTATTTTTTCCTTATTTTTTCAAATATATTATTTTTTTTTCTTATAATTTTTTCTACAATTTTTCATAATTTTTATTAAATTATCGTGGTTTAATAGCTTCCCAAATCAATTTTAAGTTAGTATCTATAATTTTGTCTAATGAATCTCGCGATTGATAAATCCATAAGTATACATATCCTTTTAAAGCACTTTGGATATATATCACGAGTGTTTCAATCTCAATATCCTCTCTTATTTCATTTTTTTTAATAGCTTCTTGGATTAATTTATAGTAAAGATCATATAGCTTATTATTTAATTCATTGATTTTATCCTTTGTTTCTCTATGATGATGAGTAGTACTTATAATGAAGGTGTAATAGTCTTTATAATCAAATTCAGCCAATACTGAAATATGTGGGTAATAAGATTCTTTTTTACCATAATCATTTGTTTTATATTTCATGATAAATCTTATCTTTTCAATAAAAGACCCATCAAAATTTTGCAAATATTTTTCTAATTCATAAAAACCATCTATGATATATATATTTATTATGTGTTCTAAGATTTCTCTTTTATTTTTAAAATGATAATATATTGATCCTGAAGCTA is from Methanobrevibacter sp. TMH8 and encodes:
- a CDS encoding TetR/AcrR family transcriptional regulator — translated: MINKKQKIIDVTFALSLKKGFDNVSMKQIQEESGLASGSIYYHFKNKREILEHIINIYIIDGFYELEKYLQNFDGSFIEKIRFIMKYKTNDYGKKESYYPHISVLAEFDYKDYYTFIISTTHHHRETKDKINELNNKLYDLYYKLIQEAIKKNEIREDIEIETLVIYIQSALKGYVYLWIYQSRDSLDKIIDTNLKLIWEAIKPR